DNA from Cyprinus carpio isolate SPL01 chromosome B3, ASM1834038v1, whole genome shotgun sequence:
TGAAGTTTTACAGCCGTTGTtataaataatcagaaatataTGAGAGTTATATGATTGTGGAGTAAAGTCCTTTTGTACTGCAACCTGATGATTTGACAATAAAGATATCCTGACACAAAGATGCAGCTTCTACTGACCATGTTATTTCAAGAACGTTTAATGAATTTAATCTGCATATTATGTGTGATggtgttttgggtttattttaaaGGCTAGTTCTACAATGGATGAAAATCAGACGGTTTTGTGCTGCTGGTGTAATGTTGTAGAGAAGTTAAGTGAACGTTAAAGCAACGTTCTCTGAAGCGCCACGCACAGCCTAAAACAAACGttctattttctttcaaaatgccCGAGCGTTCTATTCTGAGAATGTTTTGTGAGACTCAAAACGCAACGCACTGGGAGCCCAGAGCTGTTAGGTGTGCGTGAATCTGACTGATATATATGTGTTTAATCCGATTGGGCGCGTACAATTATTATCGGCAGTGATCTGGAGCCGCTTATTATTTACCGCGGCTGCGTCTGCGTGCGTCTTTACCTTTAAGGACCTGcgacattttttccccccatacgAACATCCAGTTGTCTACCGCCGAGAATCTTTGTGTTGTAGGGCTAGTTTTTGGAGAAGAACGCGCGGATGGTTTGTTTTAACTGATCTCGATGTTTATGCTGTAATTTGCGTCGGCCGAACTCGAGCGCCGGAGGGGCGCGAGAGGACACCGCGCTCGAGAACATCGCGTGGAGGAGGGGACGAAGACACAAGAGGGGGTGTTCACTCAAAAtatactatccctttaaaacaaggGGGACACGGCGGTGGGGGAGAGATAGCGGGGCAGAGAAGAcgggataaaaaaaagaaaaggaagaaagagcGAGGGTGGGAGGGTGAGAGTAttgcaggaaaaaaaaggaaaaaaatgtcatCCTCTCGATTGAAATGCCGAGGCGGAGCCGTGGACGACGACCGGTGAAGCGCTCGCCAGACGCGAATGAGATTTAACGCGACGCCGAGGCTCGCGCAGATGCCGCTCCGGGCCTGGATGGGGAATCTTATAATAAAATTGATGGCATTATTTTTAACCACGACATGCGAGCAAATGAAACATTAAACTGCCTTTTGAATTCTATTACTTTTGCATGAATTATTGCACAGCGGTCTAATTAATAAGAAAACATTACATGCagaaattcattttatattatatttttaagcatGGTCGGCCACTGCTATGTGACAATGCGGCGTTCATAACATACTGTGACTGACAGCTGCCATTTCTTATTTTGTACCGTTTAGAAATacggtaatatatatatttatctgtgtCCTTGTAATATGCattctttcactttttaaatttcaCTGTCATTTTATATTTGGTAGCTTTTTACATTTCATGTAGATTTGATAAGATAGTGGAAGGAGACGTTGTCCGTTAGGAGAAAAAAATCGACTAGTTTGTTTCAAGCGGCGTCTGTGCTGTTCTGCACGTCATGATGGATGCAACTTGGAGCAATTTCCTCTTTCAGGTAAGAAAATGCTTATGCGTGCTAATGCTGATAGCCTTTTAGTCGTTTAACgttcatttaaatgcatgtcaTAATCGCTAGCATTTGTCCATAATGGCACCGGTGTGCTTTCATTCACAAGGCACAAGAATGTTTAAAATCTGTGATTTTGCCCCTTCTCACGACAGACTCCGCCTTCACAGTCCCAAACTGACGCGACCCTCCAATCAGATCTCCTCCCGGAGCTCACGGATGGCGCTCAGGACCCGCCCCCTGAGCACATATCCCCGCCCCCATCCACGGTGGACACCGCGGCGCTGAGCGAGGAGCCCGTGCCGGGTGAGGGAGGGGCAAAACAGGAGGGTGGGAAGGGAGGTCACTGGGGACTGGAGAGAGAACCGAGGTTAGGCTGGTGCATTAGTGGCTGGAGAGGGATGTAAATGAGTGAGCATGTTAATGAGACACTTATTTGCATAAGGTCGGAATATCATTTAGGATGCCTGCATTTATTCTCTCTTTGAAACAACACTACCCACAAAACAATGTTTGAATACAGAGTGTCAGTGGGGTTTCAGAAGTCAATATGTAATTAATTTTCTCTATACACTAATGTATTTTAGTGATCCTGCTTGATTGTCAGAAAACAACACTACCCACAAAACCTGAAGAGGGATTGACCATTCAGAGACGTTTTATGTATCCATGGAAACAGAAACAGGGTCAATGaaccagtgctgttattgttaactaaaactaataaaaatggtcattacaataaagcaatattgtaaaatgaagtaagttataaatcaataaataaagcaataaactaAATGATCAATAATAGatgaaagtattaaaataatggaaaaaaaaacttcaaagacAACTAGAAAAGCTGCTTTGgcaactaaaataagtttaagttaaaataataaaaatactaaattaaaactgacatataaaaatatatagtaaaataaaactatatatatagatagatagatagatagatattatattattaaatataaaatatatttaaaaaaattatataaataatgtaataataaatactgtaacattcCTGCTGCTCTTTCAAGCTACTCTATATTTATACAGTTGACTGTTCCTATCAATTTATAATGATGTGTGGTTCATTGAGTAGCTGATCACAGACATACACAGTCTAATATCATCGTCTTTTTTCTCCAACTTTTCAAAACCTTCGTGTATTCAAAGGTTTTTATGATGTGATTCATGTTGGAGCTGCTTAGAAGTCTGTGCTTAATAATCTTTTTCAAATCCCAAGGGTAAAAACATTTCCGGGACCAAAGCAAATTGggccattttttatgcatttcatgtaGTCCTGAGAATAGCAATAAAACGTGCTTAGTTCTCTAATGGTAATAGAATGATAAACACACAGATAAAGCGTAGGTTTTCATAACTAATGTGCATTTTTGGCACATTATTGTGATGCATTAGTGCTAAAACGTTTCCTGTTTTTGTCAGTAAGttttaaaaagataaagaaacatgAAATTTCTCATCTCATTGTAATTGCTGCTTTCAAGCTTTTACATAGAAACTTTTTTAATACAGCATAGCGTGTTTCTTGAGTATAGACTACACCTGTGTATGAAcaccatctctctctttttctctttcccaGTGAAGCCAGTCACTCGGCCGGCCCGACCTGCACACATCTGCTCCATATGTAACAAGCAGTTTAAGAACAGTTACAACCTGCGGCGTCACCAGTCTGTCCACACTGGAGTGAAGATGAAGGACAGAGCCGCTAGAGAGAAAATAGATGGAAGCAAGGCCGGAGAACGTATGGAGAGGCAGACCATCCCCCTTTCTCTCCTCCAGCTGTCTATACCTGCCTCCATACACACGGCGATCGACCCCATGGCCCAGCCTTCCCCAATCAGCAATCAGCAGGTAGAGACGGTGGCTCTCTCTATCGCCCCGGCAACGGTCGCCATGACAGTGAACCAGCCCCTCCCTACTGCAGTGGTGGTTACTGGGACAATGGTTCAGGTCAGTcacttttttgatcaaaaatagagaaaaagtttaatattatgaaatattattgcaattttctattttaatatactgtaaaatataatttctgtatttttttttaaacttgtgatactttttaaaggattttttgatgaataaaaagttgttgttttatttttaaactgtttccaatattgatgataaatcatcatattattagactgatttctgaaggatcatgtgacactgaagtctggagtaatgatgctgaaaattcagctttgcatcatagaaataaattatgttttaaagtatattaaaataataaaccaaaaataataaatcattattttaaattccaattatatttcataataatacagttatttttttatcaaagaaataCAACTTTGatgggcataagagacttaaaaaaacattaaaaatcattctgatcccaaacgtttgaacggtagtgtatacacacacacacacacacacacacacacacacacacacacacacaaatgttcagTTGAAACAAATGTTCAGTCCATCAGAAAAAAGTTGACCAtcaaccaagtttttttttttttttttgcaaattgttttaattaatctgATTACAGTTTAAAACCTTGATATGTTATCATgcctttatttttagtaataaatgtttaataaacaattaaatttaatatttaacatttattgaaaatatttgtgtacgTGTATATATAGATCCATCCTAGAAATAcatatatagattattttatttttatattaatcgtaaaataataataataataataacactgccAGAGTAAGTAAAAACGTTGCAGATTTAAATAAAGCTGGCTTGGAACAAATACTTTGTGATTATGCATAattactaaatttatttattgcattatcaTTTTTTCATGCAGTATCTAAAGGCTGCAGTACGCAACATGACTTTTGCCCAGATATAAAACATGTCTGATATTTTGAGCTGTTTTTAGAACACATTGTTTCAATTTGTGATGTAATCTCCTAGCAACGTGGTGCATGTTTCtctgtgagtttgttgtgtttgtaaagATTTGAATGTCTGGTAGGGTGAGCTCCTCAGCCATTGCCTGTTgcctgttttaaaatatattccagccTTAAGGGTTAAATAGCTGATTAGGTTTGTCAAACAAATCTCCTAGTTCTGGCAACACAATAACATGATACGTGtgattttaaaacagtaatgGGAAACCAGAAACTATTTATGGAAAGTGTCATTTACCATAATTTCGTGATTATTTCTCCATATGCCTGCTCTCCCATAATGAACTAAAGTAGTTGCAGTCAGTTTCAAACCATCCAATTCCCAAGACTCTGCCAAAATCAGGCTAACAACAGTTGTGTAACGTGGTCTCATACCTGCTCTCACCTCATTTGTTGAACACGTACAGTCAGTTGGTTAGTAGATCAGTAAACAATGAACATGGTTTACCCCCAGAGAGATTTGCTTTGTTTGTGTCACTAACGACGGAAAAACTCAAGATCATAAAATCTGACATTCTGTCCGACATTGTTTTTCAGGCTGCCCCAAATACCAACATGAACGATAACCTAAATAATCCCACCCCGATCCAAATATCTATCCCAATAACAAACCCATTACCCATCAATCCGACGCCCAATCCTAATCCCAACCCTAACCCCAATCCGGTCAGGAAGAACCATGCTTGTGAGGCATGCGGGAAAGCGTTCAGGGACGTGTACCATCTTAACCGGCATCGCCTGT
Protein-coding regions in this window:
- the LOC109110703 gene encoding vascular endothelial zinc finger 1-like, with protein sequence MMDATWSNFLFQTPPSQSQTDATLQSDLLPELTDGAQDPPPEHISPPPSTVDTAALSEEPVPVKPVTRPARPAHICSICNKQFKNSYNLRRHQSVHTGVKMKDRAAREKIDGSKAGERMERQTIPLSLLQLSIPASIHTAIDPMAQPSPISNQQVETVALSIAPATVAMTVNQPLPTAVVVTGTMVQAAPNTNMNDNLNNPTPIQISIPITNPLPINPTPNPNPNPNPNPVRKNHACEACGKAFRDVYHLNRHRLSHSDEKPYSCPICQQRFKRKDRMSYHVRSHQGGVEKPYVCPHCAKGFSRPDHLNSHVLQVHSTERPFKCPTCESAFATKDRLRAHMIRHEDKVPCHICGKLLSPAYITDHMRVHNQSQHHVCHLCNRSFTTLTYLRVHAQKHHGQEWKDSGVGRGSGPGGVLLCQLCGVHCKTPTQLQGHMATHTNQTDPNVPCPISSSSSSVASVGVATPVSSPRSQSGCW